A genomic stretch from Aedes albopictus strain Foshan chromosome 2, AalbF5, whole genome shotgun sequence includes:
- the LOC115261590 gene encoding uncharacterized protein LOC115261590 — MDQTRILIPITAGDGRLDDLRRRAVQLRDALETKSFDSLEAFLVDSNCTYEYYLDVIRASIRRPTVCLRRSMTELWTNSFNPWIAKILKSNMDLQFVLEEFSCAAYVVEYVNKTNRGISSLHRELVKLQEEHPESDYNDLLKKVSIKMLNAVEMSAQEAAWYLLRQPMSEASRKVEFIPTMWPHERIKSRKRTKQMDEEELEDDSTDVWTLNIIQKYESRTGMDDICLADFVACYTEEKNAKNSFKLRSFPRVIRWCAYNMSELVEYKREMVLLFLPFRNEVCDILDRNKFLQLYEVNEATILAKLKEYDCEINLDQVVDEYIRLSDEDDEQQAAAGQKRDEFVRTITMEPNDDDIQYLPTGPMAAVVKQRSNVLSKQEYCEMVRATNAEQRDLILQVIDNLHSFSDDSKPVQIFFTGPAGCGKTFTLRILMETVNRFSQAHNSQSNAYVACASTGKAAVAIGGTTVHSAFRITMSRRQSSKLSFEARQLYRNAFANVKVIIVDETSMLGADVLNTVHARLQEITGNYDDPFGGMSIVFCGDLRQLPPVNARPVFKPSANSMHGAVLWQSLEFYPLVQVMRQANEEFSSILTKIGNGEQLSPEEIRLIESRFRTTEWCQQHVPQAIRLFHRNADVERYNTVALMDRDAAESTADDVYSGYKDNSQLVGARTKVHKMGVVEAGGLPYLLRLVVGTPYMITTNIDVEDGLVNGAIGELMFVEHSEDDPQQQIVKLWFNFENSSIGKALRVKARPLVYSKPGVLNPEWTPIAKRSANINLNGGVKCRRIQFPVVSACALTVHKSQGGTFSEVVFSYERGQEQQLVYVGFSRVTSLEGLFLTNPTNSFRFHHGKGAITPRICDLRTELERLNNHRLRTIGEDVMEVISSNRSACTMMSLNVQSLNAHSSDIATDRVLCAVDLLALSETWVDNSSRATVAGFHCIAQEKRTGARAGGVAILQSTQSSTMAVAHEINKLDASYDPMMAVADEYGDICAIELPVMGTRTLLFSLYLSPGTTLKEKKLFLARNLIHYFSVDTPVVVTGDFNIDVSKPDNFEFIDFMRIYLRLELASDRSLATTLGGSCLDLTFMRNIRVACTRYCAYFSYHRPILSVLELPCGKFNDIQ; from the exons ATGGATCAGACCAGGATATTGATTCCAATCACGGCGGGCGATGGTCGACTCGACGATTTGCGAAGACGTGCCGTCCAATTGCGAGATGCTCTCGAAACTAAAAGTTTCGACTCCCTGGAAGCCTTCCTTGTCGACTCCAACTGCACATACGAGTACTATCTCGATGTGATTCGTGCTTCGATTCGCCGACCGACGGTTTGCTTGCGACGGTCCATGACGGAGCTCTGGACCAATTCGTTCAACCCCTGGATTGCGAAGATCCTCAAATCCAACATGGATTTACAGTTCGTTTTGGAGGAGTTTTCGTGTGCTGCCTATGTCGTTGAgtacgtaaacaaaaccaacagaGGCATAAGTAGTTTACACCGGGAGCTGGTCAAACTCCAAGAAGAACATCCGGAAAGCGACTACAACGATCTTCTCAAGAAAGTCAGCATTAAAATGCTCAACGCCGTCGAAATGTCTGCTCAGGAAGCCGCGTGGTACTTGCTTCGGCAACCGATGTCGGAAGCTAGCCGAAAG GTGGAGTTTATCCCGACCATGTGGCCGCACGAGCGAATCAAGTCGCGGAAAAGGACGAAGCAGATGGACGAGGAAGAGCTAGAAGATGACTCGACCGATGTTTGGACCCTCAATATCATCCAGAAATACGAGTCGAGAACAGGAATGGATGACATTTGCCTGGCGGATTTTGTGGCCTGCTACACGGAGGAAAAGAACGCAAAGAATTCGTTCAAATTGCGAAGCTTTCCCCGTGTGATACGCTGGTGCGCATACAATATGTCCGAGCTGGTTGAGTACAAACGCGAGATGGTGCTGCTATTTCTGCCGTTTCGAAACGAGGTCTGCGATATACTGGACCGAAATAAATTTCTGCAGTTATATGAGGTCAATGAGGCTACCATCCTTGCCAAGTTGAAGGAGTACGACTGCGAAATCAATTTGGACCAGGTCGTGGATGAGTATATCCGGCTGTCCGACGAGGATGACGAACAGCAAGCAGCAGCTGGTCAAAAGCGCGATGAGTTTGTCCGAACCATCACCATGGAACCGAACGATGACGATATTCAGTACTTGCCGACAGGACCCATGGCGGCTGTTGTTAAACAGCGTTCCAATGTTCTGTCGAAACAGGAGTACTGCGAGATGGTTCGTGCGACGAATGCGGAGCAGCGTGATTTGATCCTGCAAGTAATCGACAACTTGCACAGTtttagcgacgacagcaaaccAGTACAGATTTTCTTCACCGGTCCGGCAGGCTGTGGAAAGACGTTCACTTTGAGAATCCTGATGGAGACGGTCAATCGCTTCAGCCAGGCGCATAACTCGCAAAGTAATGCCTACGTAGCTTGCGCATCCACAGGGAAGGCAGCCGTTGCCATCGGTGGTACCACAGTCCATTCCGCGTTCCGGATTACGATGTCCCGTAGACAAAGCTCAAAGCTGAGTTTTGAAGCGCGGCAGCTGTACCGTAATGCCTTTGCAAATGTAAAGGTCATTATTGTTGATGAAACCAGCATGCTTGGAGCTGATGTTCTCAACACGGTACACGCTCGGCTGCAAGAAATTACGGGCAACTATGACGATCCGTTCGGCGGTATGTCGATTGTGTTTTGCGGCGATCTACGACAGCTACCCCCTGTCAATGCACGACCAGTGTTCAAACCCTCTGCCAATTCGATGCACGGTGCGGTGTTGTGGCAGTCTCTGGAGTTTTACCCACTGGTTCAAGTCATGCGTCAGGCAAACGAAGAGTTTTCCTCTATCCTGACCAAAATCGGTAACGGAGAACAGTTGTCCCCGGAAGAAATTCGCCTGATCGAGAGCCGTTTTCGTACAACGGAATGGTGTCAGCAGCATGTACCGCAGGCAATACGGCTATTCCATCGAAACGCCGACGTGGAGCGATACAATACCGTAGCATTGATGGATCGCGACGCAGCTGAAAGTACGGCGGATGATGTGTACTCCGGGTACAAAGACAACTCCCAGCTGGTTGGAGCGCGCACGAAAGTGCACAAGATGGGCGTTGTGGAGGCTGGCGGTCTGCCGTATTTACTACGACTGGTGGTGGGTACCCCGTACATGATCACCACAAACATCGACGTTGAAGATGGTTTGGTGAACGGTGCTATCGGTGAGCTTATGTTCGTCGAGCACAGCGAAGATGATCCGCAGCAGCAAATCGTCAAGCTGTGGTTCAACTTCGAGAACAGCTCTATCGGCAAGGCGTTGCGGGTGAAGGCCCGCCCGCTGGTGTACTCGAAACCAGGAGTTTTGAATCCGGAGTGGACCCCAATCGCCAAGCGCTCCGCGAACATCAACCTCAACGGTGGCGTCAAGTGCAGGAGAATACAGTTTCCGGTGGTGAGCGCATGTGCCCTTACGGTGCACAAGTCTCAGGGCGGCACCTTTTCGGAGGTAGTGTTCAGCTACGAGAGAGGCCAAGAACAGCAGCTGGTGTACGTTGGATTTTCCAGGGTGACTTCACTCGAGGGATTATTCCTCACCAACCCTACCAACAGCTTCCGGTTTCACCACGGCAAAGGCGCAATCACGCCAAGAATCTGCGATCTCCGCACAGAGCTGGAGAGGTTGAACAACCACCGCCTGCGCACCATCGGCGAAGACGTCATGGAGGTGATATCATCGAACCGATCTGCTTGTACGATGATGAGCTTAAATGTGCAAAGTTTAAATGCACACTCATCGGACATTGCAACAGATCGTGTTCTCTGTGCCGTCGACTTGCTCGCTCTCAGTGAGACTTGGGTGGACAACAGCTCGCGCGCAACCGTGGCTGGGTTCCACTGTATCGCCCAAGAGAAGCGCACCGGAGCAAGAGCTGGAGGAGTTGCCATCTTGCAGAGCACACAATCATCGACCATGGCTGTTGCTCACGAGATTAACAAGCTCGATGCCAGCTACGATCCGATGATGGCGGTGGCGGACGAGTACGGTGACATCTGCGCCATTGAATTGCCGGTTATGGGCACCCGTACGCTCCTGTTTTCGTTGTATCTGTCACCGG GTACTACGTTGAAGGAGAAGAAGCTCTTCCTGGCCCGCAATCTGATCCACTATTTTAGTGTTGATACGCCCGTCGTTGTAACCGGCGACTTCAATATCGATGTATCGAAACCGGATAATTTCGAGTTCATCGACTTCATGCGGATCTATCTGCGCCTTGAACTAGCTTCGGATCGATCGCTTGCGACCACTCTCGGCGGTTCATGTCTCGACCTGACCTTCATGCGGAACATTCGGGTAGCATGTACGAGGTACTGTGCGTACTTCTCCTACCACAGGCCAATCCTGTCAGTGCTGGAGCTGCCTTGCGGTAAGTTTAATGATATTCAGTGA